Proteins encoded in a region of the Cyprinus carpio isolate SPL01 unplaced genomic scaffold, ASM1834038v1 S000006586, whole genome shotgun sequence genome:
- the LOC122144100 gene encoding uncharacterized protein LOC122144100 isoform X2, giving the protein MFSSSEWHPLRIAAPVPSGSSVCLTTKTLNFMQVDGEIRPGTQVITYLSALSTGGQVYVTQSSSDRAAFEEGVTYYIKNYTVSSRYGQERLFMGPNTTTYKTAPLTLSFDAEKMAKDALVPPSVSVTGEEQDLFSRGGHLTLEGTVEHMQVQRMTTVRDTEVPILDVGIKSGSRILEVSLWRDQALSKFKINDKVNICHLRASVKATKLNSTIHTTVEVLEQGPVVEDIVVIGLSEAKGLLAR; this is encoded by the exons ATGTTTTCCTCATCAGAATGGCATCCTCTCCGTATAGCTGCCCCAGTCCCATCAGGGTCAAGTGTGTGCTTAACCACAAAAACCCTCAATTTTATGCAAGTAGATGGGGAAATTAGGCCGGGCACTCAAGTAATCACTTACCTTAGTGCACTGTCCACTGGTGGTCAGGTGTATGTCACGCAGTCCTCTTCAGACAGGGCAGCCTTTGAAGAGGGCGTGACATACTATATAAAAAACTACACCGTGTCCTCAAGATATGGGCAGGAACGTCTATTCATGGGTCCGAACACAACGACCTACAAAACCGCTCCCCTCACACTGAGCTTTGATGCAGAGAAGATGGCCAAAGACGCCCTGGTTCCACCATCTGTCTCAGTGACTGGGGAGGAGCAGGACCTCTTTTCAAGAGGGGGCCACTTAACTCTGGAAGGAACTGTGGAACAT ATGCAGGTTCAAAGGATGACGACTGTGAGGGACACAGAAGTCCCCATCTTGGACGTGGGGATCAAAAGCGGCTCCAGAATCCTTGAGGTGTCCTTATGGCGGGACCAGGCCTTGTCCAAGTTCAAAATTAATGATAAGGTGAACATATGTCACCTTCGAGCAAGCGTCAAGGCCACCAAGTTAAATTCAACCATCCACACAACTGTGGAG GTTTTGGAGCAAGGACCAGTGGTGGAGGACATCGTGGTCATTGGCTTGTCCGAAGCCAAAGGTCTTCTTGCTCGCTGA
- the LOC122144100 gene encoding uncharacterized protein LOC122144100 isoform X1: MFSSSEWHPLRIAAPVPSGSSVCLTTKTLNFMQVDGEIRPGTQVITYLSALSTGGQVYVTQSSSDRAAFEEGVTYYIKNYTVSSRYGQERLFMGPNTTTYKTAPLTLSFDAEKMAKDALVPPSVSVTGEEQDLFSRGGHLTLEGTVEHMQVQRMTTVRDTEVPILDVGIKSGSRILEVSLWRDQALSKFKINDKVNICHLRASVKATKLNSTIHTTVEVCNIHIRAGQLKHNQTHLSVRLKKYRRLLSCV; the protein is encoded by the exons ATGTTTTCCTCATCAGAATGGCATCCTCTCCGTATAGCTGCCCCAGTCCCATCAGGGTCAAGTGTGTGCTTAACCACAAAAACCCTCAATTTTATGCAAGTAGATGGGGAAATTAGGCCGGGCACTCAAGTAATCACTTACCTTAGTGCACTGTCCACTGGTGGTCAGGTGTATGTCACGCAGTCCTCTTCAGACAGGGCAGCCTTTGAAGAGGGCGTGACATACTATATAAAAAACTACACCGTGTCCTCAAGATATGGGCAGGAACGTCTATTCATGGGTCCGAACACAACGACCTACAAAACCGCTCCCCTCACACTGAGCTTTGATGCAGAGAAGATGGCCAAAGACGCCCTGGTTCCACCATCTGTCTCAGTGACTGGGGAGGAGCAGGACCTCTTTTCAAGAGGGGGCCACTTAACTCTGGAAGGAACTGTGGAACAT ATGCAGGTTCAAAGGATGACGACTGTGAGGGACACAGAAGTCCCCATCTTGGACGTGGGGATCAAAAGCGGCTCCAGAATCCTTGAGGTGTCCTTATGGCGGGACCAGGCCTTGTCCAAGTTCAAAATTAATGATAAGGTGAACATATGTCACCTTCGAGCAAGCGTCAAGGCCACCAAGTTAAATTCAACCATCCACACAACTGTGGAGGTATGTAACATACACATTAGAGCAGGGCAACTGAagcataatcaaacacacctgtctgtacgtttaaaaaaatacagaagacTGTTGAgttgtgtttga